TCCACGGACAGGTGGTGCACGGCTAGGAGGAGGCGGTCCGCCCGGGGCGCCCCCAGGCGGAAGATGACGGCGCGCATGAGCGGGCCGGCGGTGAGGTCCAGGGCGGACTGTACCCGCGCCCCCGCACGCTCCAATGCGGCGTCCTCCTCGCCCGGGCGAAGGTGTGACAGGTCGACCACTGCGGGAACGACGGCGTCGCCCGCTGCGGCGATCTCCTGCACCCATGCGCCGCCGTCCTCCCGGAAGCGCGCACGCAGCGCGTCGTGGCGCTCCACCACCGCGGCCAGTGCACGCTCCAGCAGCTCAGCGTCCACCCGTCCGCGCGCCTCCAGGAGGACCGGCATGTTCCAGTGATGCCGCTCCGGCATCTCCTGGGCGAAGAACCAGCGCTGCACGGGAGCCAGCGGCACCACCCCCGAGGCTGCCGGCTCCCCGTCCCGCCGGCCCGCGGGCGCAACCGTGGCCCGGGCCACGCGCGCCAGTGCCGCGATGGTGGGGTTCTCGAAGAGCTGCCGCGGAGTCAGTTCCACCCCCTCGCGTCGGGCTCGCGCCACCACCTGCAACGCGAGGATGGAGTCGCCCCCGAGCCCGAAGAAGTTGTCGTGCACCCCCACGCGGCCGCAGCGGAGCACCCCAACCCACACCTCCGCGAGGGTCCGTTCGGTCGCGTCGCGGGGGGCCGGGCTCGCTGCGGTGCCTGCGGGGTCGCCTTCCGCTGCAGGGAGCGCGCGCAGATCGACCTTCCCGTGGCGGGTGAGCGGGAGCGCCTCCAGCGCCACCCACACGGTGGGGACCATGTACGCCGGGAGGCGTTCCCCGAGGTACGCGCGCAGCTCCGCGATCAGGAGCGGGTCCCCACTCCGCCCCCCGACCGGGACGACGTATGCCGCGAGACGCCGGTCCCCGGCCTCACGCACCACCACGGCGGCCTGCCGCACCGCGGGGTGCGTTGCCAGCGCCGCCTCGACCTCCGCGGGCTCGATGCGGAAGCCGCGGATCTTGACCTGGTGGTCGAAGCGCCCCAGGAACTCCAGGCTGCCGTCCAAGAGCCAGCGCGCCCGGTCGCCGGTGCGATAGAGACGCGCGCCGGATTCGGCCGAGAAGGGATCGGGGAGGTAGCGTTCCGCGGTCAGCCCCGGGCGGCCCAGGTATCCCCGCCCCACGGCCGGGCCGCCCACGTACAGCTCCCCGGTGACGCCCGCGGGGACCGGCTCCCCCTCGCGGTCCAGGACGTAGACGCGTGCGTTCTCCACCGGCCGGCCGATGGGGAGGTTGGCCCAGCGCGCCCCGTCTTCTCCCACCTCCAGCCGGAGCGTGGTCGTGGTGACGGTCGTCTCGGTCAGGCCGTAGACGTGGACCAGTGGCACCCCGAGACCCACCCAGGCGCGCAGCCGGTCCGGGAGAACCCGCTCGCCGCCGATGATGACGAAGCGCACGCACGGCGGGAGCCGCCACCCCTCCTCCGCGAGCTGCCGTACCAGTTCGTGCCAGTACGCCGTCGGCACCTCGAACCCGGTGACCCCCTGCTCCTCCACCATCTGCAGCAGCTCCGCGGGAGAGCCCAGGAGCTCCCTCTCCGGGAAGACCACGGCCGCGCCCGCCGTCCACGCCGGGAAGAGCTCCTCGATCATGACGTCGAAGCCGGGCGAAGCGAACTGCAGGATGCGGTCTTGGGCGAGCAGCCCCAGCCCGCCTCGCAGGGCCTGCGCGTACACCGCCAGCGAGCGGTGGGAGACCATTGCCGCCTTGGGGCGCCCGGTGGATCCCGAGGTGTAGATGGCGTACGCCAGCTTCTCCGCGCCGGCCACGTCCTCCAGCCACTCGTCCGCTCCGGACGCGGAGTCCCCGGCGTCCAGGCAGAGAACTTCGGCCTCGGTCGCCGGGAGGGCGGAGCGGAGCCCGGCCCGCGTCAGCACCAGCCGGGCGCCGCTGTCGGCCAGCACGAAGGCGAGCCGCTCGCGCGGGTAGTCCGGGTCGAGGGGAACGAAGGCGCCCCCGGCCCGGAGCACCGCCAGTACCGCCACCGCTAGTTCGGCCGACCGGTCCAGGACCAGCGCGACCCGGACCTCGGGGCCCACACCCCGCGCGCGCAGCCTGGCGGCGAGGCGGCCGGCTGCGGCGGACAGCTCGGCGTAGGAGAGAGTCCGCCGGCCACACACCACGGCCGGAGCATCCGGGCGCTCCGCGGCGCGTTCCGCGATCAACTGGTGGACAAGGACGTCGCGGGGGCAGTCGGCCCCGGTGTCGTTCCAGTCCCGGAGCACCATTTCCCGCTCCGCCTCGCCCACGAGCGCCACCCGCCCCACGGTGTCCACGGAGCCGCAGGTGAAGGCGTCCAGCACCGTCTCCATCTGGGCGGCCAGCCGTCTCGCCGTAGCCGCGTCCAGACGGGACTCGTCGTACCGGACCAGCACCTGCATCTCCCTGCCGGGCCTGACCTCGACCAGCAGCGCATAGCCCAGCCCGTCCTCGGTCGAGGTGCCCCGCAGGTCGCGCAGCTCCTGCCCGGCCACCGTTGCCCCGGCGAACTGCGCCTCGGGGAGGTTCTGGAAGACGAGGAGCGAGTGGAAGAGCCGCTCCCCGTGCGGGATCCCGCTCCACTCGTGGACCCGGCCGAGGGGAACGTGCCCCCAGCGCCGGGACTCCGTCTGCTCCGCCTGGAGGGTGCGCAGCCACGCCGCCATCCCCATCCCCGGCTCCACCCGGACCCGGGTGGCGATGGTGGAGATGAAGACGCCGAGCATGGCATCCGCCCCGGGCAGGTCTTCCGGGCGCCCCGCCATCACCGAGCCGAACACCACCTCACGATCCCCCGAATAGCGGCTCAGCAGGAGACCCCAGGCGGCCTGGAACAGGGTGTTCGGGGTGACGCGCTGCCGCCGTGAGAATGCCCTGAGCCTGTCGGTCAGCGCGCCGGGGATGGTCTGTAGCGCGAGTCCGTACCGCTCCTCACCGCCGACGACACCCGCGGCGCGCTCCCCCGGGAGCGGGGTGGGTGCATCGAAGTCGCCGACGATGCCCCGCCAGTGTGCTTCCACCGCGGCAGGATCCTGCCTGGCGAGCCACTCCAGGTAGGCCGCATAGGGACTCACGGGGCCGTGCTCCGGCTTCGCCCCTCCACAAAGCGCCCCGTAGGTCGTCAGCACCTCGCGCAGGCAGAGACCTGCAGACCATCCGTCGAGGATGAGGTGGTGAAAACTCCACGCGAAGCAGTGCGTCCGCTCTCCCGTCCGGACCCGCGCCAGCCGCATCAGCGGCGCGGCGGCGTAATCGTAGGCCCGCGTGCGCTCCTCCTCCTCCAGCCTCCGCAGCGCCTCCCCCCTCTCTGCCCCGGGGAGCCCGCGCCAGTCGTGCTCCGCCAGCTCCATCTCGGCGGATGGCCGGACCACCTGCAGCGGCTTCTCCAGCCCCTCCCAGAAGAAGCCGGTGCGCAGAATCGGGTGGCGCCGGATCGTCTGACGCCACGCGCTCGCGAACGCGTCGACGTCGAAGTCGCCCTCCAGCGTCCAGCATATCTGCTGCATGTACTCGTCGTGGCCGACCCGGAGGATGCGGAGGACAATCTCCTGCTGCATCGGAGACGTAGCGTAGACGTTCTCGACGTTCTGCATGGCCTGCCAGGGAGTCTCTCGACTAGGCGGTGTCCCACGATGGGACGGGGTGGATCAGGATGCGATTCCTGCGACCACTGGCGGATGCCGGGGCCATGTTCTCCCCGGACGGCTCCCCTCGCCACTGGGCGAGAGGTCGCACGGGAGTGGCACAGGTGTGCAGTTCCAAAATAGGCACTTCTGCACCGTACATAATAAGACGTTAGATTAGAATGCGTCAAGCTGGCTGCCCCGATCACCGGACAGGCTCCAACCCGGAGTGACTCCCTCGCCGGCGGACGGGACCACTGGGGAGCGGGGTGGACGACCCCGACCCCGCGCAGAGCCGGGTCTGTCTCGCTGAGCAGGGCCGGAGGACGAAGCCCCGCCCGATCGCGACGATCGGGCGGGGCACATTGCGTACGGCTGGTTCCCCGTCTTGGGGGTGTTAGCGGCGGATGTTAATCTGAGAGCTTCGGCGGGCGAAAATCTGACAGTCGGCATCGCACTCGGGCTGCGCGGCGCGGCAGGTGAAGCGCCGGAGCGGCCGATCCCACAACTTGGCTCCTCCACCGTGGCTGGAGGAGCCCGTGATCGGACGAGAGAAGCGGATGCTGCTCAGACATTACCGGGACGAGGGACTCAGCAAGAGCGAGATTGCGCGCAAGCTCGACATCAGCCGCGACACGATCCACCGACTGATTCGCACCGGGCAGTTGGACCGGGACTTGGACGAGGCGCCAGTGCGCTATGGCCCTCGCCCACCGGTGCCGACGAAGCTGGAGCCCTATCGAGGGATCATTACGGCACGCTTGGAGGCGTATCCGCTGCTCTCGGCGGTGCGCCTGTTCGAAGAGGTCAGAGCCGCCGGGTACGCGGGCGGCTACACGCAACTGAAGGAGTTCGTGCGTCGCGTGCGGCCGTGCCCGGCCCCGGAGCCGATGGTGCGCTTCGAGACCTCGCCGGGCTTGCAGGCGCAGGTGGACTTCGCGGAGTTCAAGTCCCCCTGGGGCAAACGCTACGCCCCGGTGGTGGTGCTCGGCTACTCCAGCCTGCTATGGCTGCGCTTCTACAAGCGGCAGGACATGCGGACCCTGTTCGCGGGGCTGGAGGAGGCGTTCGCCTTCTTCTGCGGTGTGCCGAGGGAGCTGCTTTGCGACCAGATGAAGGCGGTCATCACGCGCGACCTGCGCCTGGAGGGTGGGCAGCTGGTGCTGAACGCAGAGTTCCTGCGCTTGGCCGCCCACTGTGGCTTCCGCGCGCGGGCGTGCCGACCGTACCGGGCCAAGACCAAGGGCAAGGTGGAGCGACCCATCCGCTACGTGCGGGAGAACTTCGTCTACGGGCGGGAGTTCCTGGGCGACGCCCACCTGGACGTGGAGCGGGAGTGCTGGCTGGCCGAGACGGCCAACGTGCGCATCCACGCGACGACGAAGGAGCGCCCCACGGAGCGCTTCGCTCGGGAGGAGTAGGCGGTCCTGCTCTCGCTGGACGAGCGGGCCTACCGCTCGCTCGTCCTGCTGACGCCGGAGCCGATCCCGGCGCTGAAGGCACTGCCGGTCGTGGACCTGGCTGAACCCGCCGGGACAAGCGTGGAGGTGGCGCGGCGTCCGCTCTCGACCTACGCCCGCATCGCGGCCGGTGCGGCATGAGGGGCGCTCCGCTCTCGCGCAGAGACCGCATCCGCGCCCAGCTCGCCGACCTGAAGATGCCCGGTGCGCTGGAGCCGCTGGACGAGATCCTCTCCGGGATCGACGCTGGCCCCCTGACTGCGGCCAAGGCCATCGAGCGCGTGCTGGGGGCACAGATTGCCCTGCGCAACGCTCGGCGGCTGGAGGCGGCGATGCGCTCCAGCCGACTACCGGCGGTCAAGACGCTGGCCGGCTTCGACTTCGCCTTTCAGCCCAGCCTGCGCAGAGAACAGATCGAGTAACCGTTCAGGGGGGGTGGGCAGGAGCAAGGGAGCCGGAGTACCAGAGCGGGAGGCGGCGATCGCCCGGGTGAGGTAGTCGAGCGCACAGACGCCGTTCTGGCGCGCGGTTTCGGTGAGCGTGAGGATGCGCTCAACCAAACGGAGTCCGGTCCCGCTCTGACTCCCGAAACAGCCCTTCCTCCAGAGCACCCCGCGGCGGAGCGCCCGCTCGGCTGCGTTGTTGGTCGGTTCGACCTCGCAGGTGCCAAACGTCCACAGAGAGGGCCACAGGCCCTGCAGGTTGCGCGAGAACGCGGCTACCCTGCGGTCCTGGGAAGCGGCTCCACGCCGCAGCAGGCGGGCGAAGCGGGCCTTCAGCGGAACCAGCCGGCGGGCCAGTTCCCTGCGCGGTGCCTCCTCGCTCTTCCAGGCGCGGACCAGTGCAAAGAGCCGATCAGACTCCGCAACAGCCCAGCGGGCGAAGTCTTCTGCGCAGCCGCCGCGCAGGCCCAGCCCCTCGGCATTGCGCTGCAGGTGCGCCCAACAGAGCTGCCGAGACAGGCAGATGCGGTAGGCACTCCAGCGGTCGCTCGTGACCACCCCGGCGTAGTCTCGCCCCAGCAGGCGCACCAGTTCCCTCGCGCCGCGGCTGGGGCCCAGGTGGAAGAGCGTGGCGCGCCGCGTCACCGCGGTCCAGAGCCAGTGCGAGTGGCCGCGCAGCTTCCAGCCGGTCTCGTCCACACCGGCCGATGCACTGGTGCGAACCTCCCGGCGCACTTCGCGCTGGGCCGGCAGAAGAGCGCGGCTGGCCTGCCTCGCAAACACGACCGTGCTGCCCAAGGAAGGAGCCGGCACATCCAGCAGATCCGAGAAGAAGACCACCAGATCGCGGCGCGAGTCGGAAGCGGCTGACCAGGAGTGCCCCCAGCGCAGCCAGCCGCGGGCCGAAGTGCTTGCCTTCCAACT
This sequence is a window from Longimicrobiaceae bacterium. Protein-coding genes within it:
- the istA gene encoding IS21 family transposase, which translates into the protein MLLRHYRDEGLSKSEIARKLDISRDTIHRLIRTGQLDRDLDEAPVRYGPRPPVPTKLEPYRGIITARLEAYPLLSAVRLFEEVRAAGYAGGYTQLKEFVRRVRPCPAPEPMVRFETSPGLQAQVDFAEFKSPWGKRYAPVVVLGYSSLLWLRFYKRQDMRTLFAGLEEAFAFFCGVPRELLCDQMKAVITRDLRLEGGQLVLNAEFLRLAAHCGFRARACRPYRAKTKGKVERPIRYVRENFVYGREFLGDAHLDVERECWLAETANVRIHATTKERPTERFAREE
- a CDS encoding ATP-binding protein codes for the protein MRGAPLSRRDRIRAQLADLKMPGALEPLDEILSGIDAGPLTAAKAIERVLGAQIALRNARRLEAAMRSSRLPAVKTLAGFDFAFQPSLRREQIE
- a CDS encoding IS66 family transposase, yielding MVFFSDLLDVPAPSLGSTVVFARQASRALLPAQREVRREVRTSASAGVDETGWKLRGHSHWLWTAVTRRATLFHLGPSRGARELVRLLGRDYAGVVTSDRWSAYRICLSRQLCWAHLQRNAEGLGLRGGCAEDFARWAVAESDRLFALVRAWKSEEAPRRELARRLVPLKARFARLLRRGAASQDRRVAAFSRNLQGLWPSLWTFGTCEVEPTNNAAERALRRGVLWRKGCFGSQSGTGLRLVERILTLTETARQNGVCALDYLTRAIAASRSGTPAPLLLPTPPERLLDLFSAQAGLKGEVEAGQRLDRR